In Papaver somniferum cultivar HN1 chromosome 1, ASM357369v1, whole genome shotgun sequence, a genomic segment contains:
- the LOC113315569 gene encoding F-box/kelch-repeat protein At1g57790-like, which translates to MEWKEVNSLGDHVLFIGTKGTAVCSAAEVGFAKGCLYFTLEENQSLCKFEVESTSNSAILPCLNLPAPWGLADWIMIPNGRKREDDMEGKDEAEKNVIKAVEREAHVFSNDEGGKHVGVDNEGDLEKPRPWYTLIEDMVESIADCLHRLDYAHFRSVCKANLALMPMRKLTSTCATRGTYPSPWLMFSRDHGCAIFDFVNPMHNNEKYFLNLSDLVGSVIRFQKGGWLLMSKEDQETSSLFFYNPFTRETIKLPQLPFDEIYGCSGISFSSLPTSSDCAVFAIERKGIEKISFYFIRKGEAFWSSFVFGNADTEKYIPLHNAPVICNGVFYCVDYNGALGVFNIEDNSWKVLEKPHQQFGAMYPSFLVECGGELVLVKLERYGTLFGIFRLDFDKMQWIRVESLRKHMLFVSYTSCISAIAPTSRMENRMSGSPSEFVFNSGCEVKFWEDAWLCNVALRLYAVD; encoded by the coding sequence ATGGAGTGGAAGGAGGTGAATAGCTTGGGTGACCATGTTCTGTTTATTGGCACCAAAGGCACAGCTGTTTGCTCTGCAGCTGAGGTAGGGTTTGCAAAGGGTTGTTTGTATTTTACACTTGAGGAGAATCAAAGTTTGTGCAAATTTGAAGTGGAAAGTACCAGTAATTCAGCTATTTTGCCGTGTCTAAATCTGCCAGCACCTTGGGGTTTGGCGGATTGGATCATGATCCCTAATGGACGAAAAAGGGAGGATGATATGGAGGGTAAAGATGAAGCAGAGAAGAACGTAATAAAGGCAGTGGAACGTGAAGCGCATGTATTCAGTAATGATGAAGGTGGGAAACATGTCGGAGTAGATAACGAAGGAGATTTAGAGAAACCACGGCCTTGGTATACGCTTATCGAAGACATGGTGGAGTCTATCGCAGACTGTCTCCATCGATTGGATTATGCCCATTTTCGTTCAGTCTGTAAAGCAAACTTGGCACTAATGCCAATGAGAAAGCTTACATCCACTTGTGCCACTAGAGGCACATATCCATCTCCTTGGCTGATGTTCAGTAGAGATCACGGATGCGCCATCTTCGATTTCGTGAACCCAATGCATAATAATGAGAAATACTTTCTGAACCTCTCGGATCTAGTGGGTTCTGTTATCCGTTTTCAAAAGGGAGGTTGGCTACTGATGTCTAAGGAGGATCAAGAAACTAGTTCACTGTTCTTTTACAATCCCTTCACAAGGGAAACCATCAAACTTCCGCAATTGCCGTTTGATGAGATATATGGCTGTTCAGGTATCTCCTTTTCCTCCTTACCAACTTCGTCAGACTGTGCAGTTTTTGCCATTGAACGAAAAGGGATTGAGAAAATCTCGTTCTACTTCATTAGAAAGGGAGAAGCATTTTGGAGTTCTTTTGTCTTTGGTAATGCTGATACCGAGAAGTACATCCCATTGCATAACGCTCCAGTTATATGCAATGGTGTTTTCTACTGTGTAGATTATAATGGAGCTTTAGGTGTATTTAACATAGAGGATAATAGTTGGAAAGTTCTGGAGAAACCCCATCAACAATTTGGTGCAATGTATCCAAGTTTCCTGGTAGAGTGTGGAGGAGAGCTTGTCTTGGTGAAATTAGAACGCTACGGAACTTTGTTTGGGATATTTAGACTGGATTTTGACAAGATGCAATGGATAAGAGTTGAAAGTCTAAGAAAGCATATGCTATTCGTCAGCTACACCTCATGTATCTCAGCAATTGCACCAACTAGTCGCATGGAGAACAGAATGTCTGGGTCTCCCTCCGAATTTGTTTTTAACTCAGGTTGCGAAGTCAAATTCTGGGAGGATGCCTGGCTTTGTAATGTTGCTCTGAGATTATATGCAGTAGATTAA
- the LOC113315574 gene encoding tyrosine-protein phosphatase DSP5-like: MGLLVEVKEITSNEINNDSSLLVTPYNFSMVERGIYRSSYPDSSNFSFLDTLNLKSIICLCPEPYPEENCKFLRSKNIRLFQFGMEGTKEPFVTVSKDTITEALKVILDVRNHPIMIHCRHGKHRTGCVIGCLRKMQNWCLPAVLEEYQRFAGAKARPTDMKFIENYDTSRLSQCLYGIIYRYVSHNRRLVYQEESVQQKRITSI; the protein is encoded by the exons atggggttGTTAGTTGAAGTTAAAGAAATTACTAGTAATGAGATTAATAATGATAGTAGTTTGTTAGTTACACCTTATAATTTCTCAATGGTTGAAAGAGGAATTTATAGATCTAGTTATCCCGATTCATCCAATTTCTCCTTTCTTGATACATTAAATCTCAAATCCATCAT ATGTTTGTGTCCAGAACCGTATCCTGAAGAGAATTGTAAATTTCTTCGATCCAAGAATATTCGGCTTTTTCAATTTGGAATGGAAGGAACAAAG GAGCCTTTTGTGACTGTTTCCAAAGATACTATCACGGAGGCTCTAAAAGTCATACTTG ATGTGAGAAATCATCCAATCATGATTCATTGTAGACATGGAAAG CATAGGACAGGCTGTGTTATTGGTTGTTTGAGGAAAATGCAGAATTGGTGTTTGCCTGCTGTACTGGAAGAATACCAGAGATTTGCAGGTGCTAAAGCTAGGCCAACTGACATGAAGTTCATTGAGAACTATGACACTTCACGCCTAAGCCAATGCCTCTACGGTATCATCTACCGCTATGTTTCTCATAATCGTCGTTTGGTTTACCAAGAAGAGAGCGTGCAGCAAAAGCGGATCACTTCCATTTAG